A stretch of DNA from Mucilaginibacter daejeonensis:
AGCTCGCTTTGAGGTATAGGGAACACCTCGTGACGGCCGGCCACAAAACCTTTAGATTGCAATACACTGGCCGCTTTGCCCCATCGTACCAGATCCAGCCAACGATGACCTTCACCAGCCAGTTCCAGGCGGCGCTCTTTCTCAATGTTATCTTGAGTAACAGCTACCGGGTTCAGGCCTACACGGGCACGCACGGCGTTTAATAGTTGGTAAGCACGGCTACCCACGCCTACGCCTGCACCGGCGTTCATCAAACATTCGGCCTCTAACAGGTAAGTATCAGCTAAGCGGATCTCATAAATATCCTGAGGGAAATTAAGATCGTAGTTGGTACCCACGGTGGTCTTGTTCGATACACGGGCGGCGAACTTTTCCAGGAAGAAGCCTGTGTTGTTGTAACCCGGAGTGTAATTAGCCAGGTTATTATTCTTCAAGCTATCGAGGTTAGCTACGGTAGCCATGTTACGCGGATCGTAGTGAATGAAGTCAAAGAATGCTTTAGTGAACACCAGGAAGCTGTAACCTGAGTAATAGTCAGGCGCGGTGCTTACCTTTTGGCTGTAGCCACGCGGACCGCTGATAATACACAACAGGTTACCTTCGCTTTGACCGGCATCGTTCCAGTTACCTTGTGAATTAGCGCTGTGCACGATCTCAAGTACCGATTCGGTATTGAACTTATTCAACGGTTTGAACAGGTCGCCGTAGTTGCTCAATAGCTTGTAACCGTAAGTAGTATTGGTTTGGCCAGGTGCTGTACCATTCACCAATGCTAACTGGTCAGCAGCTGGCTGCCATTTCTTTTGCCACAGCAACACTTTGCCCAATACAGCTTGTGCGGCGCCTTTGGTGATACGGCCACCTTCGGTAGCGGCAGGCACAGTGTTAGGTAACGCTGGGATCGCATCGTTCAAATCCTTTTCAATGTAAGCATAGATCGCTGTTGGAGTGGTCTGCGTTACATTGTACAAGTTGGCTGGGTCTACCGTTCCCTCGATCAGCGGAATATTCTTGAAGAAACGAACCAGGTCGAAGTAGAATATCGCACGCAAAGCCTTGGTCTCGGCAATGTAGCGAGCCTTCAGGCTGGCATCCATCTGAATGCCGTTGATCTTGTCTAACAATACGTTAGCGCGGTAGATACCTGAGTAACCTCTGTTCCACAGGTAGCCTTGTGGGCCAACCTGAGCAGTTAGGGTATAGTTCGACATTACCTGAAGGTCATTAATGTCTGATGGGCCACCACCACCGGCAAGCTGGTCATCACCAGCTACGTCCATAATGGCGATCTTGTCATACAATCCACCTGATTGGAAACCGAAACGATCATATACTGACACCAGCGCAGCAAATGCATCGGCCTGTGTTTTATAGTAATTATCAAGTGTGATACGTTCCTGTGAATTTACCTCAAGCTCTTTTTTACATGAGCTGAACAACTGTGCGCTAACGGCAAGTGCAGCTATATATAAATATCTCTTTTTCATTGTTTGTCTTTTAATTAGAATCCAACATTTAAACCGAACAGAAATGAACGAGCCTGTGGATAGGCACTACGGTCGATACTGAATTGTGCACCGCCACCAGCATCGCCGGTAACACCCAGCTCAGGATCATAACCGCTGTACTTGGTAATAGTGAACAAGTTCTCGCTCAGTACATACACACGCAGTTTGCTCATGTGGATCTTGCTGGTAATGCTTTTCGGGAAAGTGTAACCCAATTGAATGGTGCGCAGGCGGAAATAAGCGCCGCTCTCCAAATAAAGGCTGGTAAACTTAGAATAGTTGCCGTTAGGGTCGCCATCAACTATACGAGGCAAAGTAGCGCCGGTGTTGCTTGGGGTCCATGCGTTCAAATATTTGGTTTGGTAGTTGGCTGCCGAGATATCCAAACGGCGCAGGCCCTGGAATATCTTGTTGCCACCCACACCGCTACCAAAGGCGGTAAAGTCAAAGTTCTTGTAACCCAGGTTCAAGGTCAAGCCGTAGCTCATGGTCGGGTTAGGGTTACCCAGGTAAGTACGGTCATCACCGTTAATGATATTATCGTTGCTCAGGTTAGCGAATTTCACGTCACCTGGTTTAGCGTTAGGTTGCAGTTTGGTCACGCCATCGGCACCTACATAGCTATCAACTTCGGCCTGGCTTTGGAAGATACCCGCCATTTGATAACCAAAGAATTGTTGGTAAGGCAAGCCCAGACCGGTACGGGTGATGTTACCTAAGTTTTGGAAGGTCGCGCTGTTATCTTCCAAGAACTGGTTGCCCGGGATCAGTTTAGAAACTTTGTTCTTGTAGAACGACATGTTGCCATTGAAACCGAAACGGAAGTCACCAAAATTCTTCCTGTAGCCCAGCTCGAACTCGATACCGGTGTTCTCCACATCGGCGATGTTCTGCGCAAAGCTGCCGTAACCGGCATAGCCAGGGATCGGTGGATTTTGCAGGATACCTGTTGTCTTTTTCTTGTAAGCATCAACGGTAAGGGTCAGGTTCTGGAACAGGGTAGCATCAAAGCCGATATCGGTCTGTGAGGTTTGCTCCCATTTCAGGTCAGGGTTGGCCGGAGCGCCTGGGCTATAACCGATGTAGATCACCTCGCTTTGAGTGGTACCGAAAGTATAGTTACGGCCACCACCAGCACCTACCAGCGGTACGTAAGAGAAATCGCCGATGCCATCGTTACCGGTAACACCGTAGCTACCACGGATCTTCAGGAAGGTTAACACATCGTTCTTAGGGAAGAAAGACTCAAGTGTTGGTACCCATCCCACTGAAGCCGAAGGGAAGTAACCGAACTTATTATTAGAACCGAAGCGTGACGAACCGTCGCGGCGGATAAGAGCCGAGAACAGGTAACGCTCATCGTAGTTGTACTGCAAACGCGAGAACAACGAGTTGATGCGGTGGTCGGTACCGTCAGAACCGCTTGCGGTACGGTTAGCAGCCAACGCATTGAAACGGAACGAAGCCTCATCAAAGGTAGTTGCAGGGATGTTGGTGTAAGTAACGGTCACGCCACGAGCGTTGTTGTCTTTGTACTCGCCCATACCCACCAATAAGGTCACATCATGCTTATTGAACTTGCGATTGTACGACAAGGTGTTCTCGATGTTCCAGTTGATGGTGTAAGTGTTGGAACGTGATAGTGATGATACACTGATCGGTGTTGAGGTATTGTAGAAAGCTACCGGGGTGAAGGTGTCGCCACCGTAGAAGGCCAGCTTGGTACCTAAGCTTGAGTGGAAACGCAGACCCGGGATAGGCTCCAGATCAAGGAAAGCGTTACCTACGATGTTATGATCCCAACCGTAGCTGCCACGACGATTTTTGATATACGCCAATGGGTTCTTCATTTCCTGCAATACGTATGGTGATATACCGTACAAACGGCCCATATCGTCACGGGTAGAAGCTGCAAGGTTAGCAGGGCTTGAAGCGATGTAAGCTGCTTGTGAAGTTGGGTCGGTGATCACTGCGGGAGTGGTCGGGTCAAGGTTAACGGCAGAGCTTAATACACCGCCGTACTCACGGTTACTTTCGCCAAAGTTACTGTTCACCGCATGGCTGTAACCCAAGTTCTCACCAAAGCTGATCCATTTTGCCGGACGATAAGTTGAGTTGATACGGATGTTGGCACGATTCCACTTAGAGATGTCCTTGGCTACGATACCACGGATGTCGTTATATGAGAACGAAGTGAAGAAAGTAGCCTTCTCGCTGCCGCCGCTCACGCTGAACTCGTGGATCTGTTTTGGTGCGCTGCTAAAGATCAGATCTTGCCAGTTGGTGCCCACACCTAATGAATTAGGATTAGCGAATGCTGGTGCCTTACCGGCAGCGATCAGCGCCTGATTACGCAGGGTAGCATATTGAGTAGCGTTCAGCAGATCCAGTTTTTTGGCTGGCGATTGAGTACCATAGTAACCGCTGTAGTTGATGTTCAATGTACCGGCTTTACCTTTTTTGGTAGTTACCAGGATAACACCTGCTGCGGCACGTGTACCGTAGATCGCGGCCGAAGCAGCATCTTTAAGTACCTCGATCGATTCGATATCGTCCTGATTCAGGTAGCCGATACCACCATTGTCGATCACCACACCGTCGATCACCCATAAAGGTTCGTTCTTACCGTTACCGAACGAAGTAAAACCACGTAAACGTACGGTAGAGGCCGAACCCGGCTGACCAGAGTTAGAAGCGATGGTCAAGCCTGATGCCCTACCTTGTAATGATTGCTCTACGCGGATCACGGGTTGGTTGGCAAGGTCTGACGCTTTAACGCCTGATATAGCGCCGGTAACAACGCTTTTCTTTTGAGTACCGTAGCCCACAACTACCACATCATTCAGGTTGTTATTGCTTTCGGTAAGGGTAACGTTAACCACGGTCTGGCTACCAATGGTAACGGTTTGCGGGGCAAAACCCACATAAGTAAAGGTCAGGGTTCCGTTAACGGCCGGAGTGATGGTGTATCTACCATTCACATCAGTAACAGAGTTATTGCTGGTGCCGTTAGCCTTAACGGTCACGCCAACAAGCGCCTCACCGTTCTTGTCGCTTACTTTACCGGTAACTACCGACTGGGCCATCGCGGCCATCGAGCATACCAGTAAGCAGATGATGAGTGTAAAAAGTTTTCTCATAAATTGTTCGGTTAAAAATTTAGGGTCCAAATTGAATTCAGGTCATGACCTGGAAAATTAAAGGATGGCGATAGCATTAGCCGTAAGCCCCCTGGCAGCGGATCGATCGGTACATGTGTTGTCGTGTTGTTTAAATTGGTTCGTACTTAAATGAGCCTGATCGGAGGGATCAATGTCATTCAACGGATCAAAAGTATTGAAATGCGATCCAAAAAAACAAGAGAAAATATTTATAAACTACTGATAATAAGTTATTTATAAAGTTTTTAATACGCTTGATGCACATCGTTCCAAACGCAATGTGCATTGATATACAGCAGAATGTGATGTTTTGGCACCACTTGCCTCTAAACCATAATACGTTTCAGTACCCTGCAAAAAAATTATTCACATTTTAACTTTTTTCACCATTTGGATGGGCACTTGATGATTATATGTCGCAAGGTTATATCTTTACGAAAAAATGGCCCTACGATCATTTTTAAGCGTATTTTTTACACTTAACCGTTTTTGTAGCGCTATTGACATGACCAATTATTAAGGCCTCAAGTAGCCCGATATTTTAACAAAATTTACTTATGATCAGAGTTTTTACCTGTCTGTTCGTATACTTTATCACGTCATTAGGTTCGGTTAGCGCGCAGGTGCCCGTTACCATTGATCAGGGCACTGATCAGCATATATTTATGCGCACAGAAGTAGAGGTGTTAAAGGAAGACGGCCATGAATTGACACTGGCCGAAGTTCAGCAGATCGACCGTGCACACGGCTTTACGCTTAATCATGAGTACTATCCCCAAAACCTTCCCAAGATCAACTATTGGTATAAGGTAAAAATTCATGTTACACAGGATATAGCTGAGAATGCCTCACTGATCGAATTCTTTGACCAAACGGTCAATGATATCACTGCCTACCTTCCACTTGCGAACGGTGGCTACTCCAAGTACCGAGCTGGGGCCGATATGCCTTTTGACACCCGGCTGTACAAGCATAAGAATCTCGAATTCAAGCTTGAGCGTTTAGCCAAAGGTGACCATATCCTGTATTTCCGTGTGCGATCACAAGACGGTGCCAACATGCTGATCGTATATCGCAGGCTTGACTATTTTGTACGCTATGCCACCACCGAATACCTTACTTACGGGCTCTTTTACGGCATCATCCTCATCTTCAGCTTCCACAACCTGCTCATGTTCATGGCCGTCAGGAAGCGGCAATACCTATATTATATATTGTATATACTCAGCGTGGGCCTTTACGAGATGACCACCGATGGTATAGCCTTTCAATATATATGGCCTAATGCCCCGCACTGGAATCAATATGCGTTCGGTGTAGCACTGTTCAGCTTGAGCATATTTGCATTGGAGTTCACCAAAGCACTGTTGCACGTTAAACGGCGCGCGCGCAGGCTGTATAAGATCATCAACACGGTGATCGTGCTACGTACCTTATTCTTCTTATACTGCCTGTTCTTCAATAAAAGTCTCTTCTATTTAAAGGTGGTCGAATTTGTTCCACTGATCATTGCATTTGCTGCGGGTGTGCGGATATGGTATACAGGTTTCAAGCCTGCACGTTTCTTCG
This window harbors:
- a CDS encoding SusC/RagA family TonB-linked outer membrane protein; the protein is MRKLFTLIICLLVCSMAAMAQSVVTGKVSDKNGEALVGVTVKANGTSNNSVTDVNGRYTITPAVNGTLTFTYVGFAPQTVTIGSQTVVNVTLTESNNNLNDVVVVGYGTQKKSVVTGAISGVKASDLANQPVIRVEQSLQGRASGLTIASNSGQPGSASTVRLRGFTSFGNGKNEPLWVIDGVVIDNGGIGYLNQDDIESIEVLKDAASAAIYGTRAAAGVILVTTKKGKAGTLNINYSGYYGTQSPAKKLDLLNATQYATLRNQALIAAGKAPAFANPNSLGVGTNWQDLIFSSAPKQIHEFSVSGGSEKATFFTSFSYNDIRGIVAKDISKWNRANIRINSTYRPAKWISFGENLGYSHAVNSNFGESNREYGGVLSSAVNLDPTTPAVITDPTSQAAYIASSPANLAASTRDDMGRLYGISPYVLQEMKNPLAYIKNRRGSYGWDHNIVGNAFLDLEPIPGLRFHSSLGTKLAFYGGDTFTPVAFYNTSTPISVSSLSRSNTYTINWNIENTLSYNRKFNKHDVTLLVGMGEYKDNNARGVTVTYTNIPATTFDEASFRFNALAANRTASGSDGTDHRINSLFSRLQYNYDERYLFSALIRRDGSSRFGSNNKFGYFPSASVGWVPTLESFFPKNDVLTFLKIRGSYGVTGNDGIGDFSYVPLVGAGGGRNYTFGTTQSEVIYIGYSPGAPANPDLKWEQTSQTDIGFDATLFQNLTLTVDAYKKKTTGILQNPPIPGYAGYGSFAQNIADVENTGIEFELGYRKNFGDFRFGFNGNMSFYKNKVSKLIPGNQFLEDNSATFQNLGNITRTGLGLPYQQFFGYQMAGIFQSQAEVDSYVGADGVTKLQPNAKPGDVKFANLSNDNIINGDDRTYLGNPNPTMSYGLTLNLGYKNFDFTAFGSGVGGNKIFQGLRRLDISAANYQTKYLNAWTPSNTGATLPRIVDGDPNGNYSKFTSLYLESGAYFRLRTIQLGYTFPKSITSKIHMSKLRVYVLSENLFTITKYSGYDPELGVTGDAGGGAQFSIDRSAYPQARSFLFGLNVGF
- a CDS encoding RagB/SusD family nutrient uptake outer membrane protein; translated protein: MKKRYLYIAALAVSAQLFSSCKKELEVNSQERITLDNYYKTQADAFAALVSVYDRFGFQSGGLYDKIAIMDVAGDDQLAGGGGPSDINDLQVMSNYTLTAQVGPQGYLWNRGYSGIYRANVLLDKINGIQMDASLKARYIAETKALRAIFYFDLVRFFKNIPLIEGTVDPANLYNVTQTTPTAIYAYIEKDLNDAIPALPNTVPAATEGGRITKGAAQAVLGKVLLWQKKWQPAADQLALVNGTAPGQTNTTYGYKLLSNYGDLFKPLNKFNTESVLEIVHSANSQGNWNDAGQSEGNLLCIISGPRGYSQKVSTAPDYYSGYSFLVFTKAFFDFIHYDPRNMATVANLDSLKNNNLANYTPGYNNTGFFLEKFAARVSNKTTVGTNYDLNFPQDIYEIRLADTYLLEAECLMNAGAGVGVGSRAYQLLNAVRARVGLNPVAVTQDNIEKERRLELAGEGHRWLDLVRWGKAASVLQSKGFVAGRHEVFPIPQSELNNTKIEQNKEWGGTK
- a CDS encoding 7TMR-DISM family protein: MIRVFTCLFVYFITSLGSVSAQVPVTIDQGTDQHIFMRTEVEVLKEDGHELTLAEVQQIDRAHGFTLNHEYYPQNLPKINYWYKVKIHVTQDIAENASLIEFFDQTVNDITAYLPLANGGYSKYRAGADMPFDTRLYKHKNLEFKLERLAKGDHILYFRVRSQDGANMLIVYRRLDYFVRYATTEYLTYGLFYGIILIFSFHNLLMFMAVRKRQYLYYILYILSVGLYEMTTDGIAFQYIWPNAPHWNQYAFGVALFSLSIFALEFTKALLHVKRRARRLYKIINTVIVLRTLFFLYCLFFNKSLFYLKVVEFVPLIIAFAAGVRIWYTGFKPARFFVLGYTFLTIGFVIKGITVLGYARVIPGLISNYSLGFSFILEMLFLSFAIGDQVRIMRKDKETAQDETIRQMEINNELKDSINKELEVKVAERTKEVIEKSEEIFKQAHTIEEQNKELLDINTQLEQQAAEITRMNVLLENDNIQLKTNIEKVTDARAMSTELSFEEFSAKYPDQETCNKFLADIKWSKSFNCIKCGNEYYKHGRAPYSRRCTKCNYEESVLYNTIFQNNRIPINKAFYIVYLIYTTKGAISSYQLSEKLQIRQSTCWHYALRIKKVLEDHKSRGKKNTNQGWSKLILEIPPAKTKANVAPVIEK